A window of the Diabrotica undecimpunctata isolate CICGRU chromosome 1, icDiaUnde3, whole genome shotgun sequence genome harbors these coding sequences:
- the LOC140439178 gene encoding uncharacterized protein produces MKGTIFFVVIACILSTVLADVAQHLKADSIVQECQGTDGPANLVKKIRSGEKLDVEKAGQIALCMNLKAGVMNENGDILTDNLRPKLERRLGNPKAKDIISDCGTRNGNSAKEAALNFVKCMQKYI; encoded by the exons ATGAAGGGAACAATTTTTTTCGTCGTTATTGCTTGCATTCTGTCAACT GTTTTAGCTGATGTAGCTCAACATCTTAAGGCTGATAGTATAGTCCAAGAATGTCAAGGTACTGACGGGCCAGCAAACCTAGTAAAGAAGATCAGAAGTGGTGAGAAGCTCGATGTGGAAAAAGCTGGCCAGATTGCCCTTTGCATGAACCTTAAAGCCGGTGTTATGAACGAAAACGGTGATATCCTTACTGATAACTTACGGCCTAAGTTAGAAAGGCGCCTGGGAAATCCTAAAGCGAAAGACATAATCAGCGATTGTGGAACACGAAATGGAAATAGTGCCAAAGAGGCTGCGCTTAATTTTGTTAAGTGCATGCAAAAATATATTTAG